From Desulfovibrio sp. UCD-KL4C, a single genomic window includes:
- a CDS encoding RHS repeat-associated core domain-containing protein, with protein MHFGHREYDPVIGRFITPDPIGFAGGDVDVYGYCLDDPINFYDRTGLEGKSEENRKSQGDSAPKRHRKNKLAGADRNYEEETRSNQKKDKRKNSEEDSYPIKEVRAYHGNGTFEVYSEDGPRNTYKFTSGRIGEKDQTKKDKGPIPEGEYEFDPKEASEVSGIKYLLRRMKGDWEHGRVPLHPANKTQTYGRNGFYIHGGDIEGSAGCLDIGNHDKDFFKNVKKTKNKVKVVVH; from the coding sequence ATCCACTTTGGACATCGTGAATACGATCCCGTCATCGGAAGATTCATAACTCCTGATCCGATAGGTTTTGCTGGCGGAGACGTGGATGTTTACGGGTATTGTCTTGATGATCCTATTAATTTTTATGATCGGACGGGGCTTGAGGGGAAGAGTGAGGAGAATAGAAAGAGTCAGGGTGACTCTGCCCCCAAAAGACATAGAAAAAATAAATTGGCTGGCGCAGATCGAAATTACGAGGAAGAGACTCGGAGTAATCAGAAAAAAGATAAACGAAAAAATTCTGAAGAGGATTCGTATCCAATTAAAGAGGTCCGTGCTTACCACGGTAATGGAACATTTGAGGTCTATTCTGAAGATGGCCCTAGGAATACATACAAATTTACCTCTGGACGGATTGGTGAAAAAGATCAAACCAAAAAGGATAAAGGCCCTATTCCAGAAGGTGAGTATGAATTTGACCCAAAAGAGGCATCCGAAGTCAGTGGGATTAAATATTTATTACGAAGAATGAAAGGTGATTGGGAACATGGAAGAGTCCCACTTCATCCTGCAAATAAAACTCAAACTTATGGAAGAAATGGGTTTTATATTCATGGTGGTGATATTGAAGGTTCTGCAGGCTGCTTAGATATCGGGAATCACGATAAAGATTTTTTCAAGAACGTCAAAAAGACAAAAAATAAAGTTAAAGTTGTCGTTCATTAG
- a CDS encoding RHS repeat domain-containing protein — protein MINAPLLHSAGLHFIQLIHFGHREYYPTIGRFITPDPIGFAGGDVDVYGYCLDDPINFHDRTGLEGKSEAKKSPKNNAKRKEETNKYIKKINKMNAGSNGNKTKI, from the coding sequence TTGATAAACGCCCCGCTCTTACACAGTGCGGGGCTTCATTTTATACAGCTTATCCACTTTGGACATCGTGAATACTATCCCACAATCGGAAGATTCATAACTCCTGATCCAATAGGATTTGCGGGCGGAGACGTGGATGTTTACGGGTATTGTCTCGATGATCCTATTAACTTTCATGATCGGACGGGGCTTGAGGGGAAGAGTGAAGCTAAAAAATCTCCAAAAAATAATGCAAAGCGAAAAGAGGAAACGAATAAGTATATAAAAAAGATAAATAAGATGAACGCTGGAAGCAATGGTAACAAAACAAAAATTTAA
- a CDS encoding RHS repeat-associated core domain-containing protein codes for MRGFILLEHREYNPAIGRFITPDPIGFAGGDVDIYGYCLDDPINFYDRTGLEGKSKKNKQNNSKKENKDSVTSNAKQYLDKKSTNSHTDNKNSRIDKIKDITGIKKGEEIAIEELKKRGRGNHNNEGDAMRHAEWSRRMTEELGSTRAWAFGVAHEIDGLINNQPWSEAMMDIKNNAEGRAAANEERPVDHSKLQKSPKKGLTINPYN; via the coding sequence GTGCGGGGCTTCATTTTACTTGAACATCGAGAATACAATCCCGCCATCGGAAGATTCATAACTCCCGACCCGATAGGGTTTGCTGGCGGAGACGTGGATATTTACGGATATTGTCTTGATGATCCTATTAATTTTTATGATCGGACGGGGCTTGAGGGGAAGAGTAAGAAAAACAAACAGAATAATTCTAAAAAAGAAAATAAAGATTCTGTTACCAGTAATGCAAAGCAGTATTTAGATAAAAAATCAACAAACAGTCACACTGACAATAAAAATAGCAGAATCGACAAAATAAAAGACATAACTGGCATAAAAAAAGGTGAAGAAATTGCAATAGAAGAATTAAAGAAAAGAGGAAGGGGTAATCATAATAATGAAGGTGACGCAATGCGGCATGCCGAATGGAGTCGAAGAATGACTGAAGAGCTTGGCTCGACAAGAGCATGGGCATTTGGAGTGGCTCATGAAATTGATGGACTTATTAATAACCAGCCATGGAGTGAAGCAATGATGGACATTAAAAATAATGCTGAAGGCCGTGCTGCTGCAAATGAAGAAAGACCTGTTGATCACAGCAAGCTCCAAAAGAGTCCTAAAAAAGGACTTACAATAAATCCTTACAACTAA